In Mucinivorans hirudinis, the DNA window AAAGGAGATTATCCGATGTTGCCGTGAACAGAGCTTGGAGTGGTTTGTGCTTGGTGGGGGGAGTAATATAATTTTTTCGCGCGATTTTGATGGCGTAGTAATTCACCCGACGGCAGATCAAATAGCTGTCAAAGAGGGTGTTGTGGTGGTTGATGCGGGCTTAAGGTGGGATGATTTTGTAGAGTGGAGTGTGGATAATGACCTTTCGGGAGTCGAAAATCTATCCTACATTCCCGGTAGTGTTGGGGCTTCGCCGGTGCAGAATATCGGTGCATACGGAGCAGAGGTAGCGCAGACCATTGAGTATGTTGAGTGCCTTGATATTGAGACGCTTGAAGTAACGCGGATTGCAAATTGTGATTGTAAGTTCGGTTATCGCGAATCGGTATTCAAAAATAGACTCAAAGGTAAGGTGATTGTGTTGCGCGTGGCGTTCAAGCTGAGTTGTGAGCATCATTTTAATATTGAGTACGGCGATGTTAAACAAGAGGTCGAAAAATTGGGTGGAGTAAATCTGCACAACATTCGGGCTGCTATAACAAAAATTCGTCGCCAAAAACTACCCGACCCACAGGTTGAGGGCAATGCCGGAAGTTTTTTTAAGAATCCCGTAATCCCAGCTGAGCGGGTGAAATTACTATTGAAAACTTATCCGCTAATGCCCCATTACCCGATTTTAGATTCCCGATTTTCGATTTTCGATGAAAAAATTCCCGCCGGGTGGTTGATAGATACCGCCGGTTGGAGGGGCTTTAGGAGAGGTGATGCCGGGGTACATCCGCGGCAGGCATTGGTGTTGGTTAATTACGGAAATGCGAAAGCCTGTGATATACTCGAACTTGCAAATGATATTGTAGAGGATGTCGAAACAAAATTTGGTATAACGCTCGAAATGGAGGTGAATGTATGGTAATTGAATTAATTGTGGTTGGCAAGACCACGGCGCGCTATTTGGAAGAGGGAATCGATGAGTACCTCGCCCGGTTGAAGCACTACACAAAGTTTACATACACGGTTATTCCCGAACTGAAAAATGCCAAGAGTCTGCGCGAAAATCAGATAAAAGAGGCTGAGGGCGAGTTGATTCTTGCGAAAATAGCCACCTCGGACCGCTTGGTGTTATTGGACGACAAGGGGATGAAACCCACTTCCGAAAAGATGGCAGAGTGGTTGCAGGAGGCGATGAATCGTGCCACGCGCAAGATGGTCTTTGCTGTGGGTGGTGCGTATGGTTTTTCGGAGAGAGTCTACGATAGAGCGGACGAAAAGCTCTCGCTATCGCCCCTCACTTTTTCTCATCAGATGGTGCGATTGATTTTCTTGGAGCAGGTATATCGTTCATTTACAATACTCAGCAACGAGCCTTATCATCACAGATAACCTCCTATGCCATTTCGCGATACGTACTGGATCTATGTGCACTCCGCCGTTGAGCGTAATTGCACTTGTCGCATTTTACTGTTGTGGTGTTTCGCCATTTTTAATTATCTTTGCCTCTGAGAGTGGCGTGCAACTCCTCTTTGTCTTCTTCAAGGATGGGAACGAAGGATATTCAGAGGATTTTAGGGATGGGCTATTTCATAAATACACACCACTTTTCATACCCTGATTCCGAACAAAATCATTATGACAAAACAAGATATAGTCTTCGAACTCGTCAAGAGTATGAATAAGGCTGAGAAACGTAATTTCAAACTCTATGCCAACCGCTCTTCGGGTGCGGGTGATGTGAAATTTATAGCTCTGTTCGATGCTATCGAATCTCTCTCAGAGTATGACGAGGATAAGATTTTGCGTAAATGCAACGTCAAAAAGGAGCAAATCCCCAATATGAAGGCACACCTCCACCGGCAAATATTGGTGAGCCTTCGCCTGCTGAGCATAAAGGGAAATGTGACGATGCAGATTCGCGAGATGATAGACTTCTCGAGAATACTATTCGAAAAGTCGCTTTTCCGCCAGTCAAGCAAGCAGTTGGAGAAGGCTAAGCAATTAGCTATCAACTCGCAGAGCTATGCTTTGGTATTGGAGATTATTGACTTTGAAAAACGCGTCGATTCGCTACAACTCAATGCTTCGGCGGGTGAACGCATCGTCAAGTTAGGCGAGCAGGCGCGTGAGTATGCCCAGAAGTTGGACAATATCAATGCCTTATCCAATTTGGCGATCCAACTTTCGGGACTCAACCTCCGTTTGGGCTATGTTCGTTCGGAGCGCGACCAAGAGCTCGTCAAAAACTTTTTTAGGGAGAAGCTGGACGGTTATGACGATGCCAAATTGAGTTTCCACGAGAAACTATACCTCTACCAAGCTCGTATGTGGTATAGTTATATCCAATACGACTTTGTGCTCGGATATCGATATGCGCTGAAATTAGTGAAAATTTTTGACGAGAACGACAACTACAAAACCATATACTATGACCACTATATTCGCGCCAATACACAACTGCTTGATGTGCTTTTTCGCACCCGTCAGTACAAAAAGATGGTTCGTACAATGCGCAAGGTTAGGGGCGAGTACGGTGTGGAGATTCCGGCGGTGGATGCAGCGCAGGTTATGCTGGAGATGTGCCTGCTATTTTCGGAAATAGACCTCCACTTTATGACGGGCGATTTCGACAAGGGAGTCTTGCTCAGGGATAGAATAGAGGAGTATCTGGAGACGTGGGGTGAGCACATCGACGAGCACCACAAACTGATGCTCTACTACAAATTCGGCTGCCTCTACTTCGGTAACGGACAATACAAAGAGTGCATCACATACCTGCAAAAGGTTATCCACACGCGTAACCCACATATTCGCCGCGATTTGCAGGTCTTCTCGCGAATGCTGAACCTCATAGCCTCCTATGAGAGTGGCGAGGATTATTCGCTTGACTATCAGGTGAAAAGCGTTTATGCCTATATCGTCAAGGCGAACGATATGCACGCCGTGCAGCACGAGTTGATAACCTTTTTGAAGCGTCTGCCGCGCACATATAACTCAAATTTCAGAGGCGAGTTGCAGCGCCTCTACGACCACCTAAAACCCCTTGAAAATCATCCATATGAACGGCGTGCCTTCTTCTACTTGGATATAATCTCGTGGTTGGAGAGCAAAATCACGGGCAGAACCATCTCCGAAATTATCCGCGAAAAGTTTAGGAGCGCGCCCAAATAATTACTCCTCTCTAAGGGATGCAAAATACTCATAAAGAGCTATTTGTGAGCGGCATTCGGGCAGTCCGTTTCGCACATAGGCATTCTTATCGCCGCTTGCCAAGTCGCGCGCCTTGACGTTATCGCGCCACTCAATATTGAATAGATCCATAAGTACGCAACGAATCTTCTGGTCATAAATCTGCACACCAACCTCTACGCGGCGGTCGAAATTTCGCACCATCCAGTCAGCACTCATTATAAATGTGTCGTTCGCACCACCACTGCAGAAAATGGCGATGCGAGAATGTTCCAAATACATATCCACAATCGAAATGCCCGCAATTCTATCGCTAACTCCCTCTTCTCCAATCTTTATGCAGCACGCACCGCGCACAATCAACTTTATTATTACCCCCGCACGCGACGCCTTGTACAGCAGTTCAATCATCTCCTCATCTACGAAGCTGTTAAGTTTCAGGTATATAAATGCCTCCTTGCCTTTTTTTGCATTGGCTATTTCGCGATCAATCATCCGCTCGAATGAGGCACGCATCGAGTATGGCGATATAAGCAAATATTTAGGGTCGAAACGGCGGTGGTTCTTTTGCAGAAAGTCGAAAAGATGAAGTGCGTCATCAGCAATGCCTTGGTGGTGAGTGAGTAATCCTAAGTCAGTGTAAATATTTGCGGTACTTTCATTTAGATTGCCCGTTCCTATAAAGGTGTAGCCGCTGAGCACGTTACCCTCGCGACGACGCACCAAAATAAGTTTACTGTGCACTTTCAGCCCATCCACGCCATTAATCACCTTGATACCAGCCTCTTGTAGTACCTCAGTCCAACGAATATTGTTCTCCTCGTCAAAGCGCGCCAGCAGCTCCACCAATACAACCACCTTCTTATTGTTCTTTGCCGCATTGACCAACGCGTTCACGATTTTCGAACGGTCTGCAACGCGATAGAGGGTGACGTAAATCTCCTCGACTTTGGAGTCGATTGCCGCCTCGCGCAGAAAATCAATAAGGTGATTAAACGAGTGATACGGAAATGCCAAAAGTACATCTTTCTTGCGCACAACGTCGATGATGCTGTGAAACGGTTTTAGTTTATGGTGGTGAACCGGGTGCGGTGTGGTGTATTCGAATGCTTTTGAAATCTTTGGGAATTTCATCAAATCACGCATCTGGTGGTAACGCCCGCTGGGGCTGATATTCTCGCTATGTTTCAAGCCTAACTTCTTGAGCAACAAATTTAATAGCTTCTCCGGCATCGTTCGGTCATAGACAAAGCGCACCGGTTGCCCCTTGGAGCGTTCCGAGAGGCTCTCCTCCATTCGCTCGAGATTGCTTTTGGAAATATCATCATCGAGTGTCATTTCCGCATCGCGAGTCAGTTTGAAGGTATAGGCACGAATTTCGGTGAAGTCGAACATAAAAAATATTTCGTCCAGATTGAGCCGAATCACATCGTCCAGATATATGACATCTGTCTCTCCCGCGGGCGAGGGCAACACAATAAAGCGAGGGATTGACTTATTAACAGGTAGTTCCAGTATCGAATAGGTCGATTTTTCGCCTCGTATCATCTCCACCGCCAAGTAAATATTATCGTCCGCCAAAAAGGGCATCTTCTCTCTGCCCTTGCTCAGCATCAACGGAACAATCTGCGATGAAACGCTCTCTAAAAAGTATTTACGCAGGTAGATAATCTGCTCCTCGTTGAGTTCTTTTTCGTTGATGACCTTGATTCCCTGCTTCGCCAACTCACCCATAATTGTGTCATATACAGAAAAATACTGTTTATAGAACTCATCAACCTTTTGGCTGATTTTCCCCAAAAGCTCTTCGTTTGTAAAACCGCCTGCCACGATTTTATCCTCCTTGCTGGGGTTCTCCAATAGCCGCTTGAGCGAAGCCACTCTAACCTTAAAAAACTCATCGAGATTATTAGAAAATATACCCAAAAAGCGCAAGCGTTGCACAAGCGGGACGCTCTCGTCAATAGCCTCTTGCATTACGCGTGAATTGAAGTTGAGCCAACTCAACTCCCTGTTTATCAGATTGTGTTTATTTATTGCCATACATTGTTGAGTGAAAAAATGAATACCGAGAGTGAAAGTTTCCCCTGATATTTCAATCGAAACTTGTGCCACAAAGTTAATTAATAATTTGTTAAGTTTTCGTTAATTGATTTCTAACCAAAAAAGCGTATCTTTGCTACACAAAAATACAATACCCTTTTGATAAAAATTGGCATCCTTTCGGATACTCACTGTACATTCGATGACCCTCTAAAGAGGTTTTTTGCGGAGGTCGATGAGCTTTGGCACGCCGGCGATATAGGCTCGTATGAGTGCGCCCGAGAAATAGCAGCGTTTAAACCTCTGCTTGCGGTACACGGCAACTGCGACGACCATTTGGTTAGACTCGAGTATAAAAAGTTTAACTCCTTTGATTGTGAGGGCATTCGTGTGCTTATCACCCATATTGGCTATGACCCACAGGCAAAATTGAACCTTACACAAATCAACCCTACAATCTTTGTTTGCGGACATACACATATACTTAAGGTGCACAATTATAACGGAATACTCTGCATCAATCCCGGCGCAGCAGGTATAGGGCGACAAATTGTTCGCACGGCTATACGATTGACCATTGATGGTGAGAAGATTGATAATTTGGAAGTTCTAGAGATATGAGAAAATTCTTTTTGTTGTTTATTCTTATTACTAATGTCGCTTATGGTCAGGCAATAAAGTCCAATATGACCAAAGAGCAGATAAAGGCGGAGCAAGTTAAAATTCTGAAAAAGCTGGGACGTAAACCTGAGTTTTTTGCGCCGTGGAGTTCGCAGTCAGAGTATGATGTGTCGTTGCAGAGTGTTACGGTTTCGCCCTCACAGAATCGTATTCACCTATATTGTAGCGAGTTCCTTGGGCGCATCTCCATTAGGCAGGATATCATAACGCGATGGGAAAATAGTGCACGGAGTGTGCTGGGCGCGGGTTATGAGAACGTGAAAATTCAGTTTTACGCCAAAAATATTCCCGTAGAGAGGCTCATACCAAATCTCTATCGCAAAACTGCCGATGCTTCGCGCCAAGGGAAGCGTGCGAACCAAGTGCCTCTTACCGAAAATCTCGAACGCCCTGTCTTTGGCAAAGGGATGTCCTTTAGGCATATAGCGCTTTGGGCGAGTCACGGCTACTATTACGATAAGGTGAAGAAGCAGTGGATGTTCCAGCGTCCGCCCCTCTTTGGCTCTATCGAAGATTTGAACACCTTTGAGTACGCATATCGATACCTGATTCCAATGCTCGAGAACGCAGGAGCGGTGGTTATCTCTCCCCGTGAACGCGACCCTAATCCCGAGGAGTATATCTTTGATATAGATAAGATTAAAGTACTAAAAGGCAACTGGCAACCGCGAAACGAGGGGTGGGGTTATGTGGAGGTGTTGAAGGATGAGAATCCGTTTAACCAAGGTAAATATTTGTTTTCGGAGAGTGGCGGAGAGGTTGAATACCTGATTGATGTGCCGCGCGGAGAGTACGCCTTATATGTGAGTTACAAGCGCAATCCGCGTGCTGCGACGGCTACCTACAATGTGCGGCATAGCGGCGGGCAGACCGAGTATCGCGTGAATCAGAGAATGGGAAGCGGTTGGATATATCTGGGTAAACATATCTTTGATGAAAAATCGTGCGTAAGACTTAGTGGTGAAGGAGTTATCAGTGCCGACGCGATACGAATCGGAGGGGGAAGGGGCAATGTTTCGCGCGGTGGCGCGGTGAGTGGACTACCACGTTGGGCTGAGGGGGCGCGCTACTCGTTGCAATATAACGGAGTACCAGCGGATGTCTATGCCGTTGATAGTCAAGAAAAACCCGATGCCGATTATTACGACGATTATAAGTCTCGGGGCGACTGGGTGAATTGGTTGCGTACCTCAGGTGACGTGCCTGTTGATGTCGCCGTTGCCCTGCACACCAATGCGGGAATTAATGATTCGATATACGGCACATTAACAATATGTTATACCGATAATCAGAAAGGTAAATTCGAGAACGGAGTGAGTAGACTTGCCGCCCGCGATATGGCGGATGTTATTTTGAACCAGATTGTTAGTGACATACAGGCAAAATATACAAAGCAGTGGACGCATCGCTCGATTTATGACAAAAAATATGCGGAAGTTGCACGTCCTCAGGTGCCGGCGGTGATTGTAGAACTGCTTTCTCACCAAAATATGAACGATGTTTTGCTGGCACTTAATCCCTCATTCAGGTTCGATGCTGCAAGAGCTATATATAAAGGGATATTAAGGTTCTTAAGTTCTTATTATAATGTGTCTTATGTTGTCCAACCATTGCCGCCCACTGCGTTTGCGATGGATGTTGAGGATGACAAACTCTTTCTAAAGTGGAAGCCCGTGAAAGATGAGTTGGAGCCGACCGCACGGAGTGACTATTATAAAGTCTATGAAAGAGTTGGCGATGGTGGATTTGGCAATGGAGTGATTGTACGCGACACGAAACTGGCACTGCCGATTCTGCGCGATGGTAAGATGAGAAGCTATTACATAACAGCACTCAACGAAGGCGGAGAAAGTTTTCCAACCGAGATTCTATCCTCCTGTTTTGTTCCTAACTCCAAGGATTTGGTGATGCTTATCGATGAAAGCAACGTGCTCAGCGCACCCGACACTGTGGCGGGAGGTTTGAATTTTGACAAATTTATGCCATATAAACATGACCTCGGAATTGTCGGTAAGCAGGTGAATTTCAACCGTTCATCTAAGTTTATAGACAACGAAAATCCCGGTTGGGGCGCATCGACTATGGAGTTGGCAACCATTGGCATAAAAGGTAATGCTATGGACAATACACTGTTAGATGGTGCTGCTTTAGTTGCAGAAGGATTTTCCTACATAAGCGCCAGTAAGGATGGGTATGTGCAACTGTTCAAAGGTTATAAAAATCTCAAAATATGCTCTTTACCAGAAAGATAGAGGTCGCAACCGAAAAGCCGTGGGTTATGCTTCTCCACGGACTTTACAGCAGTAGCAGCAACTGGTATCCGATAGCTAGGATGTTGGAATGCAATGTGTTACTTGTCGACTTGCCAAATCACGGGCGGTCAGCGTGGGTAGATGATTTTTCGTATCGAGGATTGGCTAGGGCTGTTAATGAGTTAATCGACAGGGAGATGATGGTTGTGGGTCACTCGCTTGGTGGACGCGTGGCGACAATGTTGGCGGCTGACAATCCTTTGGTTACGGGGTTAATGGTGATTGATATTTCACCGATTTCCACGCGCAAAAGTGAGCGTACATTTTTGATGGCTCACAGGTTTTTTTTAGAGCTTATGGTGGAGGCAAGAGAGAATAAAGTAACAGATATTGAGGCGTTTCTGGTTTCGCGCGGGGCAACGGAGGATATGTGTGCAGCCGTTGAGCAGGCTTATAGGCAGATGAATGTGGCGGTCGTGGCAGAACAGATTATGGGGATGGTGGATGAGTGGTGTGATATTATGTCTCATTTTCAAACCATTACAACCCCAACTATATTTGTGCGTGGCACAGCTTCGCCCTATATAGCAGATGCAGCCCTGCCTGAGCTGGCTAAGGTATTCATTAATAGTAGTGTAAAAGAAATTGAAGGTGGTACTCATCGTCTGCACCACCAATTTCCCGAGCTCTTATCCGATTTAATAAAAAATTTTGCTAACGAAAATTCAGGATGTCATCTTCCGTAAAAATACTCAGCGCCTCAGCCGGCTCCGGAAAGACCTATCGTCTTGCCTATGAATATATTAAAGTTCTAATATTTGAGCCGCGTGCGTACAGCACCATCCTTGCCGTAACTTTTACCAACAAGGCTACGGAGGAGATGAAGAGTCGCATCCTTGTACAGCTTAATGCCTTGGTGTCGGGAGTGTCACCTTATATTGCAGATTTACAACGTGATACTGGTTTTGACCAGGAGAAAATTCGCCGCAATGCTCTCGCTGCTCGCACAAATATTTTGCACGACTATTCGCGCTTTGCGGTATCAACGATTGATAAATTTTTCCAGAAAATAA includes these proteins:
- a CDS encoding UDP-N-acetylenolpyruvoylglucosamine reductase; protein product: MINFQQNISLKPLTTFGFDVACRYFTQFNTDEELKEIIRCCREQSLEWFVLGGGSNIIFSRDFDGVVIHPTADQIAVKEGVVVVDAGLRWDDFVEWSVDNDLSGVENLSYIPGSVGASPVQNIGAYGAEVAQTIEYVECLDIETLEVTRIANCDCKFGYRESVFKNRLKGKVIVLRVAFKLSCEHHFNIEYGDVKQEVEKLGGVNLHNIRAAITKIRRQKLPDPQVEGNAGSFFKNPVIPAERVKLLLKTYPLMPHYPILDSRFSIFDEKIPAGWLIDTAGWRGFRRGDAGVHPRQALVLVNYGNAKACDILELANDIVEDVETKFGITLEMEVNVW
- a CDS encoding LSU m3Psi1915 methyltransferase RlmH, with product MVIELIVVGKTTARYLEEGIDEYLARLKHYTKFTYTVIPELKNAKSLRENQIKEAEGELILAKIATSDRLVLLDDKGMKPTSEKMAEWLQEAMNRATRKMVFAVGGAYGFSERVYDRADEKLSLSPLTFSHQMVRLIFLEQVYRSFTILSNEPYHHR
- a CDS encoding Polyphosphate kinase translates to MAINKHNLINRELSWLNFNSRVMQEAIDESVPLVQRLRFLGIFSNNLDEFFKVRVASLKRLLENPSKEDKIVAGGFTNEELLGKISQKVDEFYKQYFSVYDTIMGELAKQGIKVINEKELNEEQIIYLRKYFLESVSSQIVPLMLSKGREKMPFLADDNIYLAVEMIRGEKSTYSILELPVNKSIPRFIVLPSPAGETDVIYLDDVIRLNLDEIFFMFDFTEIRAYTFKLTRDAEMTLDDDISKSNLERMEESLSERSKGQPVRFVYDRTMPEKLLNLLLKKLGLKHSENISPSGRYHQMRDLMKFPKISKAFEYTTPHPVHHHKLKPFHSIIDVVRKKDVLLAFPYHSFNHLIDFLREAAIDSKVEEIYVTLYRVADRSKIVNALVNAAKNNKKVVVLVELLARFDEENNIRWTEVLQEAGIKVINGVDGLKVHSKLILVRRREGNVLSGYTFIGTGNLNESTANIYTDLGLLTHHQGIADDALHLFDFLQKNHRRFDPKYLLISPYSMRASFERMIDREIANAKKGKEAFIYLKLNSFVDEEMIELLYKASRAGVIIKLIVRGACCIKIGEEGVSDRIAGISIVDMYLEHSRIAIFCSGGANDTFIMSADWMVRNFDRRVEVGVQIYDQKIRCVLMDLFNIEWRDNVKARDLASGDKNAYVRNGLPECRSQIALYEYFASLREE
- a CDS encoding Xanthan lyase — encoded protein: MRKFFLLFILITNVAYGQAIKSNMTKEQIKAEQVKILKKLGRKPEFFAPWSSQSEYDVSLQSVTVSPSQNRIHLYCSEFLGRISIRQDIITRWENSARSVLGAGYENVKIQFYAKNIPVERLIPNLYRKTADASRQGKRANQVPLTENLERPVFGKGMSFRHIALWASHGYYYDKVKKQWMFQRPPLFGSIEDLNTFEYAYRYLIPMLENAGAVVISPRERDPNPEEYIFDIDKIKVLKGNWQPRNEGWGYVEVLKDENPFNQGKYLFSESGGEVEYLIDVPRGEYALYVSYKRNPRAATATYNVRHSGGQTEYRVNQRMGSGWIYLGKHIFDEKSCVRLSGEGVISADAIRIGGGRGNVSRGGAVSGLPRWAEGARYSLQYNGVPADVYAVDSQEKPDADYYDDYKSRGDWVNWLRTSGDVPVDVAVALHTNAGINDSIYGTLTICYTDNQKGKFENGVSRLAARDMADVILNQIVSDIQAKYTKQWTHRSIYDKKYAEVARPQVPAVIVELLSHQNMNDVLLALNPSFRFDAARAIYKGILRFLSSYYNVSYVVQPLPPTAFAMDVEDDKLFLKWKPVKDELEPTARSDYYKVYERVGDGGFGNGVIVRDTKLALPILRDGKMRSYYITALNEGGESFPTEILSSCFVPNSKDLVMLIDESNVLSAPDTVAGGLNFDKFMPYKHDLGIVGKQVNFNRSSKFIDNENPGWGASTMELATIGIKGNAMDNTLLDGAALVAEGFSYISASKDGYVQLFKGYKNLKICSLPER